One Candidatus Ornithobacterium hominis genomic region harbors:
- the atpH gene encoding ATP synthase F1 subunit delta — translation MTHYRAAKRYAKAFMLFLSSKEQREEIINEIKNLNFILSSNRKLRVFLKNPVIDEQQKLGILMELFKPYSTETKKLVQLIIRNRRSEILPQVVEEVITYNRREKGIKKAIITSAQPLSNEQNDAIKQKLLNLVKANDIEVESKIDPSLLGGFKVRIEDLLFDASVQSKLDNLKKEFNLKK, via the coding sequence ATGACTCACTACAGAGCTGCTAAAAGATACGCTAAAGCCTTTATGCTTTTTCTCTCTAGTAAAGAACAACGAGAGGAAATTATCAATGAAATTAAAAATTTAAATTTCATTTTATCTTCAAATCGAAAATTACGAGTTTTTTTAAAAAATCCTGTGATTGATGAGCAACAGAAATTAGGCATCCTTATGGAGTTATTTAAACCTTACTCTACTGAAACCAAAAAATTAGTACAACTAATCATAAGAAATAGGCGTAGCGAGATTTTACCGCAAGTTGTAGAGGAAGTCATTACATACAATCGAAGAGAAAAAGGCATCAAGAAAGCTATTATCACTTCCGCTCAACCTCTTAGCAATGAGCAAAATGATGCCATTAAGCAAAAATTACTTAACTTAGTAAAAGCCAACGATATTGAAGTTGAAAGTAAAATCGACCCTTCTCTATTGGGTGGCTTTAAAGTTAGAATAGAAGATTTATTGTTTGACGCAAGTGTTCAATCAAAATTAGATAACCTGAAAAAGGAATTTAATCTTAAAAAATAA
- the atpF gene encoding F0F1 ATP synthase subunit B yields the protein MEKLIEQFSLGLVFWSALWFLVLLFILRSFAWKPILKAVEEREKGIENAMFEAQKARAEIEELKRENENRRQQALAERDAILKEARDLRNQTINQAKEEAKKEADKIISIARESIQIDKNAALAEIKSEVAAMSIGIAEKILDKELNKDQAQLQYINSLINDIKLS from the coding sequence ATGGAAAAACTTATAGAACAATTTTCTTTAGGACTTGTATTTTGGTCAGCGCTATGGTTTTTGGTTTTACTTTTTATTTTGCGTTCATTTGCTTGGAAACCTATACTAAAAGCAGTAGAAGAACGTGAAAAAGGGATAGAGAATGCCATGTTTGAAGCTCAAAAGGCGCGTGCCGAAATCGAAGAACTAAAAAGAGAAAACGAGAATAGAAGACAGCAAGCCTTGGCAGAAAGAGATGCTATATTGAAAGAAGCTCGTGATCTAAGAAATCAAACAATTAATCAAGCAAAAGAAGAAGCGAAGAAAGAAGCTGATAAAATCATATCTATTGCTAGGGAAAGTATTCAAATAGATAAAAATGCTGCTTTGGCTGAAATTAAAAGCGAAGTGGCTGCTATGTCTATTGGTATCGCAGAAAAAATTCTTGACAAAGAGTTAAATAAAGACCAGGCACAGCTTCAATACATCAATTCTTTGATTAATGACATTAAACTAAGCTAA
- the atpE gene encoding ATP synthase F0 subunit C gives MEIPAIVGAGLILIGASLGIGRIGSSAMEAIARQPEASGKIQVAMIIAAALIEGLAFAALFAA, from the coding sequence ATGGAAATTCCAGCTATTGTAGGTGCAGGTTTAATTCTAATTGGGGCAAGTCTTGGTATCGGGCGTATCGGGAGCTCTGCAATGGAAGCAATCGCACGTCAACCAGAAGCTTCAGGTAAAATTCAAGTTGCTATGATTATCGCAGCAGCTTTGATTGAAGGTTTGGCTTTTGCTGCATTATTTGCGGCTTAA
- the atpB gene encoding F0F1 ATP synthase subunit A, which translates to MSRQFFKALIILLILFSTNIYGQSHHQSTTPAHDSPADLSIVDKKSLREEIKEEIQHHLLDSHYFDIAHDKETHEHYGFALPVILVDDGLKVFMSSEFEHGKKVVQKNNNFYKLYHNKIYKTDAEGNIHYDENHKVTNEKPLDLSITKNVFVMFIATILLLLLFSTAAKSYKRRALPKGIARFLEPLILYIRDEIAIPNIGKKHYKKYMSFLLTIFFFIWILNMLGLTPFGINVTGNISVTFVLALFTFLITNLTGNKTYWKHVFDPLGDSMPWIAKLPIYIILVPIEILGLFVKPFSLLIRLYANISAGHIVMMSLIGLIFLFKNLIGGSMSFLLTVAISMIEFFVALLQAYIFTMLSALYFGLAAEEHNEH; encoded by the coding sequence ATGTCGAGACAATTTTTTAAGGCTTTAATAATTTTATTGATTTTATTTTCCACCAATATTTATGGGCAAAGTCACCATCAGAGTACAACGCCTGCCCATGATTCTCCTGCAGATCTTTCTATAGTGGATAAGAAAAGTCTTAGAGAAGAAATAAAAGAAGAGATTCAGCATCACTTGCTAGATTCACATTATTTTGACATTGCTCATGATAAAGAAACGCATGAGCACTATGGCTTTGCGTTGCCAGTTATCTTGGTTGACGATGGCTTAAAAGTCTTCATGTCGAGCGAATTTGAGCATGGTAAAAAAGTGGTACAAAAGAATAATAATTTCTACAAATTATACCACAATAAGATTTATAAAACTGACGCAGAAGGAAACATTCACTATGATGAGAATCATAAAGTGACAAACGAAAAACCATTGGATTTATCCATCACCAAAAATGTTTTCGTGATGTTTATTGCAACGATTCTTTTACTTTTGCTATTCTCTACGGCAGCTAAATCTTACAAAAGAAGAGCTTTACCCAAAGGGATTGCAAGATTTTTAGAGCCTTTAATTTTATACATCAGAGATGAAATTGCTATTCCTAACATTGGGAAGAAACATTACAAAAAGTATATGAGCTTTTTATTAACCATTTTCTTTTTCATTTGGATATTAAACATGCTAGGGTTAACCCCTTTTGGCATCAATGTAACGGGGAATATTTCAGTAACTTTTGTATTGGCTTTATTCACTTTTTTAATCACCAATTTGACAGGAAACAAAACATACTGGAAGCACGTATTTGACCCATTAGGAGACAGCATGCCTTGGATTGCAAAACTTCCGATTTATATCATTTTGGTTCCGATTGAAATTTTGGGATTATTCGTCAAGCCATTCTCATTGCTGATTCGTTTATATGCAAACATTTCAGCGGGGCACATTGTGATGATGAGTTTAATTGGTTTAATCTTTTTATTTAAAAACTTAATTGGTGGCTCGATGTCATTTTTATTGACCGTTGCCATTTCGATGATTGAATTCTTTGTAGCTTTGCTGCAAGCTTATATATTTACCATGCTATCAGCTTTATATTTTGGCTTAGCCGCAGAAGAGCATAACGAACATTAA
- a CDS encoding AtpZ/AtpI family protein, which yields MVNNSKNDWVKLSGVGLEIAIILFILTWGGNYLDKYFEQEKPWLTTLGALIGMGFSVFLLIQMTTNEK from the coding sequence ATGGTCAACAATTCAAAAAATGATTGGGTAAAACTCAGTGGGGTAGGTTTAGAGATCGCCATCATTTTATTTATCTTAACTTGGGGTGGAAATTATTTAGACAAATATTTTGAGCAGGAGAAACCATGGTTAACTACTTTGGGTGCGCTAATAGGTATGGGATTTTCAGTTTTTTTACTAATTCAAATGACTACTAATGAAAAGTAA
- the dusB gene encoding tRNA dihydrouridine synthase DusB: protein MIKIGNIELPDFPLLLAPMEDVSDPPFRRVCKENGADLMYSEFISSEGLIRDAIKSKQKLDIFDYERPVGIQIFGGDEEAMASSAKIIETVQPDLVDINFGCPVKKVVSKGAGAGVLKDVDLMVRLTKAVVSSTHLPVTVKTRLGWDADSINIHEVAERLQEVGIKALSIHGRTRAQMYKGTADWEPIAAVKNNPNIEIPIFGNGDIDSPQKAEIYKNKYGIDGIMIGRAAIGNPWIFKEIKHFLQTGETLPEAGIEERIDVVKKHVEFSCEWKGERLGLLEMRKHYNNYFKGIPHFRPYKKTLVELLDLSLILELLEEIKDFYKEENFERL, encoded by the coding sequence ATGATTAAAATAGGAAACATAGAATTGCCTGATTTTCCGTTGCTTTTGGCGCCAATGGAAGACGTGAGCGACCCACCTTTTAGAAGAGTTTGCAAAGAAAATGGTGCAGATTTGATGTATTCAGAGTTTATATCCTCAGAAGGCTTAATCAGAGATGCTATTAAAAGCAAGCAAAAGCTTGACATTTTTGACTATGAACGCCCCGTAGGGATTCAAATCTTTGGTGGAGATGAAGAAGCGATGGCCTCATCGGCTAAAATAATAGAAACCGTACAGCCAGATTTGGTAGACATTAATTTTGGTTGCCCTGTGAAAAAAGTGGTATCCAAAGGTGCGGGAGCTGGCGTTTTAAAAGATGTAGACTTAATGGTGCGGCTCACCAAGGCTGTGGTGAGTTCTACGCATCTTCCAGTGACGGTAAAAACGCGCCTAGGTTGGGATGCAGACTCTATCAATATTCATGAAGTGGCTGAGCGATTGCAAGAGGTTGGCATCAAAGCTTTATCGATTCATGGGCGAACACGTGCGCAAATGTACAAAGGAACAGCTGATTGGGAGCCAATTGCGGCCGTGAAAAATAATCCCAACATCGAGATTCCAATTTTTGGGAATGGAGATATTGATAGCCCACAAAAAGCAGAAATTTATAAAAATAAATATGGGATTGATGGCATTATGATAGGTCGAGCAGCTATAGGGAATCCTTGGATTTTTAAGGAAATCAAGCATTTTTTGCAGACTGGCGAAACGCTACCAGAAGCTGGCATTGAAGAGCGTATTGATGTCGTAAAAAAACACGTGGAATTTAGCTGCGAGTGGAAAGGCGAAAGGCTAGGGCTACTGGAGATGAGAAAACATTATAATAATTACTTTAAAGGAATACCTCATTTCAGGCCGTATAAAAAAACATTGGTAGAACTTCTAGATTTATCTTTAATTTTAGAATTATTGGAAGAAATTAAAGATTTTTATAAAGAAGAAAATTTTGAAAGGCTTTAA
- a CDS encoding deoxycytidylate deaminase — protein sequence MSDSKQKKYDLAYLRMAQEWGELSYCKRKKVGALIVKERMIISDGYNGTPSGFENACEDNEGYTKWYVLHAEANAILKVASSTQSCEGATLYITLSPCKECSKLIHQSGIKRVVFSRKYSDTSGLEFLEKAGVKIEQIDIL from the coding sequence ATGAGCGATTCAAAACAGAAAAAATATGATTTAGCCTATCTTCGAATGGCACAAGAATGGGGAGAGTTGTCTTATTGCAAAAGAAAAAAAGTAGGAGCACTGATTGTGAAAGAGCGAATGATTATTTCAGACGGGTACAATGGGACTCCCAGTGGATTTGAAAACGCATGTGAAGATAATGAGGGGTATACCAAATGGTATGTGCTCCATGCTGAAGCCAATGCGATACTAAAGGTAGCATCTTCTACCCAAAGCTGTGAAGGAGCAACCTTATACATCACGCTTTCGCCATGCAAAGAGTGTAGTAAATTAATTCATCAATCGGGAATCAAGCGTGTAGTCTTTTCCCGAAAATATTCAGACACTTCGGGACTTGAATTTTTAGAAAAAGCTGGAGTGAAGATAGAACAAATAGATATTTTATAA
- a CDS encoding S41 family peptidase: MKGFKILNFLLIILAVILLILLGYHLGKNYDIAIDENDDYITISYSINEQKMRRLMSLIEHQYVDDLDTDSLVDRTIDFIMENLDPHSMYIPKHNSAGNLQSLNGRYQGIGVEFYSPKDTAVIIRILSNSPNKDKLFFGDRLLAINQKNVIEQNVDSIPAYIESNPEKNIELKILRGGEILKVNVDRGTISSPSVVDFYMIDDRVGYIKLIRFVDSSYDEFHQAILALKKQGMKSLIFDLRGNAGGLMSVAEKITDEFLREDQLIVFTQDKSGKRSYRYATAKGDFEQMPLYILVDESSASASEIVAGAIQDQDAGTIIGRRTYGKGLVQKEISLGDGSKVRLTTAHYFTPTGRSIQKPYAINSEEYKKDLSNRFMRGEFFSLDSIKKIDSLKFKTPKGKIVYGGGGIIPDVFIPLDTLRLKYLVYTQEFEQALSHFIFKNLDENLSKFKKIKKEHFVIFYNADDLALKFIQESNTVKHPFEPKDKDYLATYIKARMAEMLYDQETFYRVWRHQDEIINKAYEIAHGME, from the coding sequence TTGAAAGGCTTTAAAATTCTCAATTTTTTACTAATTATTCTCGCCGTTATTTTGCTGATTTTGCTCGGCTACCACCTCGGGAAAAATTATGATATAGCCATAGATGAAAACGATGACTATATAACGATTTCTTATTCCATCAATGAGCAAAAAATGAGAAGATTGATGAGTTTGATAGAGCATCAATATGTTGATGATTTAGATACCGATAGTTTGGTAGATAGAACCATTGACTTCATCATGGAAAATTTAGATCCGCACAGCATGTATATCCCCAAGCATAATTCAGCTGGGAATTTACAGAGTCTGAACGGGCGCTACCAAGGTATTGGTGTGGAATTCTATAGCCCAAAAGATACCGCCGTCATTATCAGAATTTTATCAAACTCGCCTAATAAAGATAAATTGTTTTTTGGAGATCGATTATTGGCAATCAATCAAAAAAATGTTATAGAACAAAATGTAGATAGTATACCAGCCTACATTGAGTCAAATCCTGAAAAAAATATAGAGCTTAAAATTTTACGCGGAGGGGAAATTTTGAAAGTCAATGTAGATAGAGGAACTATTTCTTCGCCCAGTGTTGTAGATTTTTATATGATAGATGACCGTGTAGGCTATATCAAATTGATTCGATTCGTAGACTCTTCTTACGATGAGTTTCACCAAGCCATTTTAGCCTTAAAAAAACAAGGCATGAAAAGTCTAATCTTTGATTTAAGAGGGAACGCAGGAGGGCTGATGAGTGTGGCTGAAAAAATCACAGATGAATTTCTCAGAGAAGATCAGCTCATTGTTTTTACTCAAGACAAATCGGGGAAAAGATCTTATAGATATGCAACTGCCAAAGGCGACTTTGAGCAAATGCCGCTTTACATTTTAGTAGATGAATCATCAGCATCAGCAAGCGAAATTGTTGCCGGGGCAATTCAAGACCAAGACGCCGGTACCATCATCGGCAGAAGAACCTATGGCAAGGGATTGGTGCAGAAAGAAATCAGCTTGGGAGATGGCTCAAAAGTTCGATTGACCACTGCTCATTACTTTACACCAACGGGACGTTCGATACAGAAACCTTATGCAATCAACTCAGAGGAGTATAAAAAAGATTTATCTAACCGCTTCATGAGAGGAGAATTTTTTAGTTTAGATAGCATTAAAAAAATAGATTCACTCAAATTCAAAACACCAAAAGGAAAAATCGTGTATGGTGGCGGAGGCATTATTCCAGATGTTTTTATTCCGCTAGACACCCTGCGCCTGAAGTATTTGGTTTATACTCAGGAATTTGAACAGGCTTTGAGTCATTTTATTTTTAAAAATTTAGACGAAAATTTATCAAAGTTTAAAAAAATTAAAAAAGAACATTTTGTCATCTTTTATAATGCAGATGATTTGGCACTGAAATTCATTCAAGAATCCAACACAGTCAAGCACCCCTTTGAGCCAAAAGATAAAGATTATTTGGCAACTTACATCAAGGCACGCATGGCAGAAATGTTGTATGACCAAGAGACCTTTTACCGCGTTTGGCGTCATCAAGATGAAATTATAAACAAAGCTTATGAAATTGCTCATGGAATGGAATGA
- the xerA gene encoding site-specific tyrosine recombinase/integron integrase: MKLLMEWNEALNEFLIYLKLERNLSQNTIENYKRDVRKLMQFYPDKHPTEIDIDEVREFNYQMSRELAPTSQARLISGVRSFFDFLRLEKKIIENPTEQIEKPSVGREIPETLMLEEINKIIAAVDVSQKHGHRNRAIFETLYGCGLRVSEITALKISDLFFEEDFIKVWGKGGKARLVPLAAYTQKLIKLYLNEARRHQKVKEKFSDHVFINNRGEALTRVMIFTLVKKYTKLAGIQKNISPHTFRHSFATHLLENGANLRSIQLMLGHESIMTTEIYTHVSREHLRATIEKLRYD, encoded by the coding sequence ATGAAATTGCTCATGGAATGGAATGAAGCTTTAAATGAATTTTTAATTTATTTAAAATTAGAAAGGAATCTCTCCCAAAATACAATAGAAAACTACAAAAGAGATGTAAGAAAACTCATGCAATTCTACCCCGATAAGCACCCTACTGAAATTGATATTGATGAGGTGCGTGAGTTTAATTACCAAATGAGCAGGGAATTAGCTCCCACTTCACAGGCACGATTGATTTCGGGAGTGCGGAGTTTTTTTGATTTTTTAAGGCTTGAAAAAAAAATTATAGAAAATCCTACCGAACAAATAGAGAAGCCGTCCGTGGGTAGAGAAATTCCTGAAACTTTAATGTTAGAGGAAATCAACAAAATCATTGCAGCTGTTGACGTGAGCCAAAAGCATGGACATAGAAACCGAGCTATTTTTGAGACTTTGTACGGATGTGGATTGCGTGTTTCTGAAATCACAGCATTAAAAATCTCTGATTTATTCTTCGAAGAAGATTTCATCAAAGTTTGGGGGAAAGGGGGGAAGGCCAGGCTGGTGCCTCTGGCAGCGTATACCCAAAAATTAATTAAACTTTATCTAAATGAGGCTAGACGGCATCAAAAAGTGAAAGAGAAATTCTCAGACCATGTGTTTATCAATAACCGAGGAGAAGCTTTGACGCGCGTGATGATCTTTACTCTTGTAAAGAAATATACAAAATTAGCTGGAATTCAAAAAAACATTAGTCCGCACACGTTTCGTCACAGTTTTGCAACGCATCTTTTAGAAAACGGAGCAAATCTCAGGTCAATACAGCTGATGTTGGGTCACGAAAGCATTATGACGACGGAAATTTATACGCATGTGAGCCGAGAACATCTACGTGCTACGATAGAAAAGCTGAGATATGATTGA
- the rpsO gene encoding 30S ribosomal protein S15 — MYLDPQKKREIFEKHGEGPNDTGSPESQIALFTYRINHLSEHLKKNRKDFNTERSLVKLVGKRKSLLDYLIKNDIERYRNIIKELGIRK; from the coding sequence ATGTATTTAGATCCACAAAAGAAAAGAGAAATTTTTGAAAAACATGGTGAAGGCCCTAACGATACGGGCTCGCCAGAGAGCCAAATTGCGCTATTCACTTACCGCATCAACCATCTTTCTGAACATTTAAAAAAGAACAGAAAGGATTTTAATACCGAAAGGTCTTTGGTGAAATTGGTGGGTAAAAGAAAGAGTTTACTTGATTACCTCATTAAAAACGATATCGAGAGATACCGTAACATTATTAAAGAATTGGGTATCAGAAAGTAA
- the metK gene encoding methionine adenosyltransferase: MSYYFTSESVSEGHPDKIADQISDAILDHLLAFDAESKVACETLVTTGQVILAGEVNSKAYVDLQQITRGVISKIGYNNSELNFSAESCGILSAIHEQSSDIRQGVDREEKLQQGAGDQGMMFGYATRETEDYMPLALDLSHRLMMELADVRKNGEGMEYLRPDAKAQVTVEYNDDNQPVSVKTVVISTQHDPFGDDEAMQQRIKRDIIQYIIPRVLQKLPIELRNLFNTETEYHINPTGKFVIGGPHGDSGLTGRKIIVDTYGGKGAHGGGAFSGKDPSKVDRSAAYAMRHLAKNIVAAGICDEALVQVSYAIGMARPMNLFINTYGTSKIVESDAALANLILDKFDYRPYAIEQRFKLRNPIYQETASYGHMGRKPQSVKKTFIGNGGEKIEVEVELFTWEKLDITDELKGLVQFK; this comes from the coding sequence ATGTCATATTATTTTACATCAGAATCAGTATCAGAAGGGCATCCAGATAAAATTGCAGACCAAATTTCTGACGCCATTTTAGACCATTTACTAGCCTTCGACGCCGAGAGCAAAGTCGCTTGTGAAACTCTAGTGACTACAGGGCAAGTGATTTTAGCAGGGGAAGTGAACTCTAAGGCTTACGTTGATTTACAGCAGATTACACGTGGTGTTATTTCCAAAATCGGTTATAATAATAGTGAATTAAATTTCTCTGCCGAATCTTGTGGGATTTTATCAGCAATTCACGAGCAATCTTCAGACATTCGCCAAGGTGTAGACCGCGAAGAAAAATTACAGCAAGGAGCTGGTGACCAAGGGATGATGTTTGGCTACGCCACGCGTGAAACCGAAGATTATATGCCGCTGGCGCTAGATTTATCGCACCGACTGATGATGGAACTTGCCGACGTGAGAAAAAATGGTGAGGGGATGGAGTATCTTCGCCCTGATGCCAAAGCGCAAGTGACAGTAGAATACAATGATGATAATCAACCTGTTTCTGTGAAAACGGTAGTGATTTCTACGCAACATGACCCCTTTGGTGATGATGAGGCCATGCAACAAAGAATCAAAAGAGATATTATCCAATACATTATTCCGCGTGTTTTGCAAAAATTGCCAATAGAATTACGAAACCTGTTTAATACCGAAACCGAATACCATATCAACCCAACTGGCAAATTTGTGATTGGTGGCCCACATGGCGACAGTGGCTTGACGGGAAGAAAAATTATTGTAGACACTTACGGAGGTAAGGGCGCACATGGTGGCGGAGCTTTTAGCGGAAAAGACCCGAGCAAAGTCGATAGGTCAGCCGCTTACGCAATGCGTCATTTAGCTAAAAACATTGTCGCAGCAGGGATTTGTGACGAAGCATTGGTGCAAGTTTCCTATGCAATAGGCATGGCCAGGCCAATGAATTTATTTATTAACACCTACGGGACTAGCAAGATTGTAGAGAGTGATGCAGCATTAGCAAATCTTATTTTAGATAAATTTGACTACCGCCCTTATGCTATAGAGCAACGTTTTAAGTTAAGAAATCCGATTTATCAAGAAACGGCATCTTACGGCCACATGGGTAGAAAACCACAAAGCGTGAAAAAAACTTTTATCGGCAATGGTGGAGAAAAAATCGAAGTAGAAGTAGAACTCTTCACGTGGGAAAAATTAGACATTACCGATGAGCTAAAAGGTTTAGTTCAATTTAAATAA